One Bartonella kosoyi DNA segment encodes these proteins:
- a CDS encoding ribonuclease D produces the protein MAEIRVHQGDLPNLDNYKTDAVAIDTETLGLQPHRDRLCVVQISPGDGTADIIQIAKGQKSAPNLVKLLKDNAVTKIFHFGRFDLAILAHTFSVMPEAVFCTKIASKLTRTYTDRHGLKEICNELLNVNISKQQQSSDWAAETLSQAQIEYAASDVLYLHRLKVIFEERLRREERESVAKACFQFLPMRAKLDLLGWSEVDIFAHS, from the coding sequence ATGGCTGAGATTCGTGTTCATCAAGGTGATTTACCAAACTTAGACAATTATAAAACTGATGCCGTTGCGATTGATACTGAGACTTTAGGATTACAGCCACATCGTGATCGTTTGTGTGTTGTTCAGATTTCTCCTGGCGATGGAACTGCTGATATTATACAAATTGCTAAAGGACAAAAGAGTGCTCCCAATTTGGTCAAGCTTCTTAAAGATAACGCTGTCACCAAAATATTCCATTTTGGGCGTTTTGATCTTGCTATTTTAGCGCATACATTTAGTGTTATGCCAGAGGCTGTTTTTTGTACAAAGATCGCTTCAAAACTCACGCGTACCTATACGGATCGTCATGGATTGAAAGAAATTTGTAATGAATTGCTGAATGTGAATATTTCTAAACAACAACAATCTTCGGATTGGGCGGCAGAAACGTTATCACAGGCACAAATTGAATATGCTGCATCGGATGTGTTATATTTGCATCGTTTAAAGGTTATATTTGAAGAACGTTTAAGACGCGAAGAGCGAGAAAGTGTTGCAAAGGCGTGCTTTCAATTTTTGCCTATGAGAGCTAAGCTAGATCTTTTAGGATGGTCGGAAGTTGATATTTTTGCGCATAGCTAA